In one Juglans regia cultivar Chandler chromosome 11, Walnut 2.0, whole genome shotgun sequence genomic region, the following are encoded:
- the LOC108984124 gene encoding heat shock factor-binding protein-like, protein MDGHDAEDPKQNTADMTVFVQNLLEQMQSRFQQMSESIVTKIDDMGSRINELEQSINDLRAEMGVEGSPSPVPPSKPKLDEVKKEEGPE, encoded by the exons ATG GATGGTCATGATGCAGAAGATCCGAAGCAAAACACTGCAGATATGACGGTTTTT GTGCAAAATCTTCTTGAACAGATG CAATCAAGGTTCCAACAAATGTCTGAATCAATCGTGACAAAGA TTGATGATATGGGAAGTCGCATAAATGAGTTGGAGCAAAGCATTAATGACCTAAGAGCAGAGATGGGAGTGGAAGGCTCTCCATCTCCTGTGCCCCCATCCAAGCCCAAGTTAGATGAAGTGAAGAAAGAGGAAGGTCCTGAATAG
- the LOC108984123 gene encoding protein RALF-like 33, which yields MAKSSSVNLLTFCLFITALTIIASSNVVNAGVEENLSWVQSTRRQQCQGSIAECMGSSVDDEFAMDTEISRRILATTQYISYGALQRNTVPCSRRGTSYYNCESGGEANPYNRGCSAITRCRS from the coding sequence ATGGCCAAGTCTTCCTCTGTTAATCTGCTGACCTTTTGCCTCTTCATCACAGCCCTGACGATCATCGCCTCCTCCAACGTCGTCAACGCGGGCGTGGAGGAAAACTTGAGTTGGGTACAGTCGACGAGAAGACAGCAGTGCCAAGGTTCCATTGCCGAGTGCATGGGAAGTTCTGTAGACGATGAATTCGCCATGGATACGGAGATAAGCAGGCGCATCTTGGCCACCACCCAGTACATTAGTTATGGAGCTCTGCAGAGGAACACCGTGCCTTGCTCTCGAAGGGGTACCTCTTACTACAACTGCGAGTCCGGTGGCGAGGCTAACCCCTACAACCGTGGTTGCAGTGCCATCACTCGTTGCCGGAGTTAA
- the LOC109003856 gene encoding dol-P-Man:Man(5)GlcNAc(2)-PP-Dol alpha-1,3-mannosyltransferase-like: MAARSALHAKPSPRSMAPTSKLFRNPKVPFAFALILADSVLVSLIITYVPYTKIDWDAYMSQVSGFLGGERDYSKLKGDTGPLVYPAGFLYIYSAIQSVTGGEVSPAQILFGFLYIINLGIVLVIYTETDVVPWWALSLLCLSKRIHSIFVLRLFNDCFAMMLLHASLASFLYKRWHLGLIIFSGAVSIKMNVLLYAPPLFLLMVKAMDISGVISALAGAALVQILLGLPFILSHPIAYISRAFNLGRVFIHFWSVNFKFIPEPLFVSKEFAVSLLIAHLVLLAAFTHYRWCRHEGGLLNFLHSRFLSLKRSDFTNSSFKILKKEHIVTTMFVGNFIGIFCARSLHYQFYSWYFYSLPYLLWCTPFPTLLRLILFMGVEICWNVYPSNAYSSALLMCLHLVILWGLWSAPSEYPYLDNKAYKEKRKEK, encoded by the exons ATGGCGGCCCGATCGGCGCTGCATGCGAAACCCTCGCCGAGATCGATGGCTCCGACATCCAAACTGTTCAGAAACCCTAAAGTACCCTTCGCTTTCGCATTGATTTTGGCCGATTCCGTCCTCGTCTCTCTCATCATCACCTACGTTCCCT ATACGAAGATTGACTGGGACGCTTACATGTCACAG GTAAGTGGGTTTCTTGGAGGAGAAAGGGATTACAGCAAATTGAAAGGTGACACAGGGCCTCTGGTCTATCCAGCTGGGtttctctatatttattctGCAATTCAATCTGTTACAGGTGGGGAGGTCTCTCCAGCTCAG ATTTTGTTCGGCTTTTTGTACATTATAAATCTGGGAATTGTCTTAGTCATCTACACGGAGACTGACGTG GTTCCATGGTGGGCTCTTAGCTTACTTTGTCTGTCAAAAAGAATCCACTCTATTTTTGTGCTCCGCCTTTTTAATGACTGTTTTGCAATGATGCTACTTCATGCTTCATTGGCATCATTTCTTTACAAAAGGTGGCATCTAGGGTTGATCATTTTCAG TGGGGCTGTTTCAATAAAGATGAATGTGCTCCTATATGCTCCACCTTTGTTTCTTCTCATGGTTAAG GCTATGGATATTAGTGGGGTGATATCAGCTTTAGCTGGTGCAGCGCTGGTGCAG ATCCTGTTGGGACTACCTTTCATTCTATCACATCCGATTGCTTACATATCCAGAGCTTTCAATCTCGGGCGTGTCTTCATCCACTTTTG GTCTGTGAACTTCAAGTTCATTCCTGAACCACTTTTTGTTTCGAAGGAATTTGCTGTCTCTTTGCTGATTGCTCACCTTGTATTACTTGCGGCTTTCACTCATTATAGATGGTGCAG GCATGAAGGGGGGCTTCTCAACTTTTTGCATTCTAGATTTCTATCTTTGAAGAGATCTGACTTTACCAATTCATCCTTCAAGATACTCAAAAAAGAAC ATATTGTGACAACAATGTTTGTTGGGAACTTCATCGGCATTTTTTGCGCTCGATCTTTGCACTATCAGTTCTATTCATG GTATTTCTACAGTTTACCTTACCTATTGTGGTGTACACCATTCCCTACTTTACTGCG TCTAATTTTGTTTATGGGTGTGGAGATTTGCTGGAATGTCTATCCTTCAAATGCTTATTCATCTGCACTTCTTATGTGTCTCCACTTGGTTATACTATGGGGTCTATGGTCTGCCCCATCCGAATATCCTTATCTGGACAATAAAGCATACAAGGAGAAACGAAAGGAAAAGTAG